In a genomic window of Diorhabda carinulata isolate Delta chromosome 8, icDioCari1.1, whole genome shotgun sequence:
- the LOC130897626 gene encoding coiled-coil domain-containing protein 186-like isoform X1, translating into MDCKTKIHKDFRYNDPHESCTECRKHIQNKERIGNIQEMMQTQNRVLKSMLLELLEELRKSSMEKVANPCAEEERSSDAMKRELKKLQKENKKIKDNLCKKQANLAKCLDVLENNNCEIDKLSKHIEVLCSERDKFRDQLKRLQCVINKKDKTISSLKQKDVNNRAMMLGREEPAQNVNCLKQQLENEMHKNEKSQNNQSIKHQNLDAQDFDGLVRRLQSAEKDLEASNLELLEYEEENRCYCQKIDSLLKTIKCLKESKLRSDEDKKEYFERLNDMRNEFQEMYEQKNKTIEELNKKLQMRNYSEGDNKTEIAKKDLQIKYLNEKLFCLDNEHKRCQIMETKYKDCQLKFECFFKQIKSLQKFLSEIYCKLDFCDKTIRDLKDKNKLLEKKISSLESILDTKSNGAIHVDVIIEELQCINTKLQKQLSNKESIITSLEECLDKSNEILVNCEKEMNLIEQRNSKFQREMRYIKSKLEGELIQNQCLAIKCNILNKNQNNCFGNIYEDIEKFKSEYKNLLAEAVAKKQDLKHIKTELVDCFDRAQDLSRNRECSRVVRPQLTSGKSYFPSCTCSHIDSGQVKTIRKGKHRSRSTSPHKKPNQRCRSCPEKKVDYINLQRAPSTPNIQKSRRKNTKCSTKSQTKCSYQSSFESPDLERLPKSVKSLIEYKNKKNQIRTIRSDSNLETITIRIFNGTTERCTSNCNCKCMTVITKRYEKDRINKNYCEHC; encoded by the exons ATGGATTGTAAAACTAAAATTCACAAAG ATTTCAGATACAATGATCCACATGAATCTTGCACAGAATGTAGGAAACACATTCAAAATAAAGAGAGAATTGGCAACATCCAGGAAATGATGCAAACTCAAAATCGGGTTTTAAAATCGATGCTACTAGAACTTCTAGAAGAATTGCGAAAATCATCAATGGAGAAAGTTGCAAATCCGTGTGCGGAAGAGGAAAGATCATCGGATGCAATGAAGAGGGAATTGAAGAAACtccaaaaagaaaacaagaaaataaaagataatttatgtaaaaagcagGCCAATTTAGCAAAATGTTTAGATGtactagaaaataataattgtgaaatagaTAAGTTATCGAAACATATTGAAGTCCTTTGTTCGGAAAGAGATAAATTTAGAGATCAATTGAAACGATTACAATGcgttattaacaaaaaagataaaacaatttCTAGTTTGAAGCAAAAAGATGTCAATAATAGAGCTATGATGTTGGGAAGAGAAGAGCCTGCACAAAACGTTAATTGCTTGAAACAACAACTAGAAAATGAGATGCACAAGAACGAAAAGAgccaaaataatcaatcaatcaaacaCCAGAATTTAGATGCTCAAGATTTTGATGGATTAGTTAGAAGGTTACAGTCTGCAGAGAAAGATTTAGAAGCGTCTAATTTGGAGTTATTAGAATATGAAGAAGAGAATCGCTGCTACtgtcaaaaaattgattccCTACTAAAAACCATAAAGTGTTTAAAAGAATCTAAGCTGAGATCAGATGAAGATAAAAAAGAGTATTTTGAGAGATTAAATGATATGCGGAACGAATTTCAAGAAATGTAcgaacaaaaaaacaaaaccatAGAAGAGCTCAACAAAAAGTTACAAATGCGTAACTATTCGGAAGGTgataataaaacagaaattgcgaaaaaagatttgcaaataaaatatctcaacgaaaaattattttgtttagatAATGAGCATAAGCGATgtcaaataatggaaactaaATACAAAGATTGTCAGTTAAAGTTCGaatgttttttcaaacaaatcaaatcattacaaaaattcTTAAGTGAAATATATTGCAAATTGGATTTTTGCGATAAAACAATAAGAGATTTGAAAgacaaaaacaaacttttggaaaaaaaaatttcgagtTTAGAATCTATCTTAGACACAAAATCAAATGGAGCGATCCACGTGGACGTAATAATAGAAGAATTACAGTGCATCAATACAAAGTTACAGAAACAACTGAGTAACAAAGAAAGCATAATAACTAGTCTTGAAGAATGTCTAGATAAAAGCAACGAGATATTGGTCAACTGCGAGAAAGAGATGAATTTAATCGAACAGCGGAATTCGAAATTTCAAAGGGAAATGcgttatataaaaagtaaactAGAAGGGGAACTGATTCAAAATCAGTGCCTAGCAATAAAATGtaacatattaaataaaaatcaaaataattgctTCGGAAATATCTAtgaagatatagaaaaattcaaGTCGGAGTACAAGAATTTGTTAGCGGAAGCTGTTGCCAAAAAGCAAGATCTGAAACATATTAAAACAGAATTAGTTGATTGTTTTGATAGAGCCCAGGATTTGTCCAGAAATAGGGAATGCTCAAGGGTAGTTCGTCCACAATTAACTTcag GAAAATCATATTTCCCAAGCTGTACGTGTAGTCACATAGATTCTGGTCAAGTGAAAACAATTAGGAAAGGCAAACATAGATCAAGAAGTACATCACCGCATAAAAAGCCGAATCAAAGATGTAGAAGCTGCCCcgaaaaaaaagttgattacATAAATTTACAAAGAGCACCTAGTACACCAAACATTCAAAAATccagaagaaaaaatacaa AATGCTCGACAAAAAGTCAAACAAAATGCTCGTATCAATCCTCCTTTGAAAGTCCGGATTTAGAAAGGTTACCGAAAAGCGTCAAAAGTCTGATTGaatataagaacaaaaaaaatcaaataagaaCTATTAGAAGTGATAGCAATTTGGAAACAATAACCATTAGAATATTCAATGGGACCACAGAAAGATGTACATCGAATTGTAATTGTAAATGTATGACGGTTATCACCAAAAGATATGAGAAAGATAGAATAAATAAGAACTATTGCGAACACTGTTGA
- the LOC130897626 gene encoding coiled-coil domain-containing protein 186-like isoform X3 has product MDCKTKIHKDFRYNDPHESCTECRKHIQNKERIGNIQEMMQTQNRVLKSMLLELLEELRKSSMEKVANPCAEEERSSDAMKRELKKLQKENKKIKDNLCKKQANLAKCLDVLENNNCEIDKLSKHIEVLCSERDKFRDQLKRLQCVINKKDKTISSLKQKDVNNRAMMLGREEPAQNVNCLKQQLENEMHKNEKSQNNQSIKHQNLDAQDFDGLVRRLQSAEKDLEASNLELLEYEEENRCYCQKIDSLLKTIKCLKESKLRSDEDKKEYFERLNDMRNEFQEMYEQKNKTIEELNKKLQMRNYSEGDNKTEIAKKDLQIKYLNEKLFCLDNEHKRCQIMETKYKDCQLKFECFFKQIKSLQKFLSEIYCKLDFCDKTIRDLKDKNKLLEKKISSLESILDTKSNGAIHVDVIIEELQCINTKLQKQLSNKESIITSLEECLDKSNEILVNCEKEMNLIEQRNSKFQREMRYIKSKLEGELIQNQCLAIKCNILNKNQNNCFGNIYEDIEKFKSEYKNLLAEAVAKKQDLKHIKTELVDCFDRAQDLSRNRECSRVVRPQLTSGKSYFPSCTCSHIDSGQVKTIRKGKHRSRSTSPHKKPNQRCRSCPEKKVDYINLQRAPSTPNIQKSRRKNTSKPK; this is encoded by the exons ATGGATTGTAAAACTAAAATTCACAAAG ATTTCAGATACAATGATCCACATGAATCTTGCACAGAATGTAGGAAACACATTCAAAATAAAGAGAGAATTGGCAACATCCAGGAAATGATGCAAACTCAAAATCGGGTTTTAAAATCGATGCTACTAGAACTTCTAGAAGAATTGCGAAAATCATCAATGGAGAAAGTTGCAAATCCGTGTGCGGAAGAGGAAAGATCATCGGATGCAATGAAGAGGGAATTGAAGAAACtccaaaaagaaaacaagaaaataaaagataatttatgtaaaaagcagGCCAATTTAGCAAAATGTTTAGATGtactagaaaataataattgtgaaatagaTAAGTTATCGAAACATATTGAAGTCCTTTGTTCGGAAAGAGATAAATTTAGAGATCAATTGAAACGATTACAATGcgttattaacaaaaaagataaaacaatttCTAGTTTGAAGCAAAAAGATGTCAATAATAGAGCTATGATGTTGGGAAGAGAAGAGCCTGCACAAAACGTTAATTGCTTGAAACAACAACTAGAAAATGAGATGCACAAGAACGAAAAGAgccaaaataatcaatcaatcaaacaCCAGAATTTAGATGCTCAAGATTTTGATGGATTAGTTAGAAGGTTACAGTCTGCAGAGAAAGATTTAGAAGCGTCTAATTTGGAGTTATTAGAATATGAAGAAGAGAATCGCTGCTACtgtcaaaaaattgattccCTACTAAAAACCATAAAGTGTTTAAAAGAATCTAAGCTGAGATCAGATGAAGATAAAAAAGAGTATTTTGAGAGATTAAATGATATGCGGAACGAATTTCAAGAAATGTAcgaacaaaaaaacaaaaccatAGAAGAGCTCAACAAAAAGTTACAAATGCGTAACTATTCGGAAGGTgataataaaacagaaattgcgaaaaaagatttgcaaataaaatatctcaacgaaaaattattttgtttagatAATGAGCATAAGCGATgtcaaataatggaaactaaATACAAAGATTGTCAGTTAAAGTTCGaatgttttttcaaacaaatcaaatcattacaaaaattcTTAAGTGAAATATATTGCAAATTGGATTTTTGCGATAAAACAATAAGAGATTTGAAAgacaaaaacaaacttttggaaaaaaaaatttcgagtTTAGAATCTATCTTAGACACAAAATCAAATGGAGCGATCCACGTGGACGTAATAATAGAAGAATTACAGTGCATCAATACAAAGTTACAGAAACAACTGAGTAACAAAGAAAGCATAATAACTAGTCTTGAAGAATGTCTAGATAAAAGCAACGAGATATTGGTCAACTGCGAGAAAGAGATGAATTTAATCGAACAGCGGAATTCGAAATTTCAAAGGGAAATGcgttatataaaaagtaaactAGAAGGGGAACTGATTCAAAATCAGTGCCTAGCAATAAAATGtaacatattaaataaaaatcaaaataattgctTCGGAAATATCTAtgaagatatagaaaaattcaaGTCGGAGTACAAGAATTTGTTAGCGGAAGCTGTTGCCAAAAAGCAAGATCTGAAACATATTAAAACAGAATTAGTTGATTGTTTTGATAGAGCCCAGGATTTGTCCAGAAATAGGGAATGCTCAAGGGTAGTTCGTCCACAATTAACTTcag GAAAATCATATTTCCCAAGCTGTACGTGTAGTCACATAGATTCTGGTCAAGTGAAAACAATTAGGAAAGGCAAACATAGATCAAGAAGTACATCACCGCATAAAAAGCCGAATCAAAGATGTAGAAGCTGCCCcgaaaaaaaagttgattacATAAATTTACAAAGAGCACCTAGTACACCAAACATTCAAAAATccagaagaaaaaatacaagtaaaccaaaataa
- the LOC130897626 gene encoding coiled-coil domain-containing protein 186-like isoform X2: MMQTQNRVLKSMLLELLEELRKSSMEKVANPCAEEERSSDAMKRELKKLQKENKKIKDNLCKKQANLAKCLDVLENNNCEIDKLSKHIEVLCSERDKFRDQLKRLQCVINKKDKTISSLKQKDVNNRAMMLGREEPAQNVNCLKQQLENEMHKNEKSQNNQSIKHQNLDAQDFDGLVRRLQSAEKDLEASNLELLEYEEENRCYCQKIDSLLKTIKCLKESKLRSDEDKKEYFERLNDMRNEFQEMYEQKNKTIEELNKKLQMRNYSEGDNKTEIAKKDLQIKYLNEKLFCLDNEHKRCQIMETKYKDCQLKFECFFKQIKSLQKFLSEIYCKLDFCDKTIRDLKDKNKLLEKKISSLESILDTKSNGAIHVDVIIEELQCINTKLQKQLSNKESIITSLEECLDKSNEILVNCEKEMNLIEQRNSKFQREMRYIKSKLEGELIQNQCLAIKCNILNKNQNNCFGNIYEDIEKFKSEYKNLLAEAVAKKQDLKHIKTELVDCFDRAQDLSRNRECSRVVRPQLTSGKSYFPSCTCSHIDSGQVKTIRKGKHRSRSTSPHKKPNQRCRSCPEKKVDYINLQRAPSTPNIQKSRRKNTKCSTKSQTKCSYQSSFESPDLERLPKSVKSLIEYKNKKNQIRTIRSDSNLETITIRIFNGTTERCTSNCNCKCMTVITKRYEKDRINKNYCEHC; encoded by the exons ATGATGCAAACTCAAAATCGGGTTTTAAAATCGATGCTACTAGAACTTCTAGAAGAATTGCGAAAATCATCAATGGAGAAAGTTGCAAATCCGTGTGCGGAAGAGGAAAGATCATCGGATGCAATGAAGAGGGAATTGAAGAAACtccaaaaagaaaacaagaaaataaaagataatttatgtaaaaagcagGCCAATTTAGCAAAATGTTTAGATGtactagaaaataataattgtgaaatagaTAAGTTATCGAAACATATTGAAGTCCTTTGTTCGGAAAGAGATAAATTTAGAGATCAATTGAAACGATTACAATGcgttattaacaaaaaagataaaacaatttCTAGTTTGAAGCAAAAAGATGTCAATAATAGAGCTATGATGTTGGGAAGAGAAGAGCCTGCACAAAACGTTAATTGCTTGAAACAACAACTAGAAAATGAGATGCACAAGAACGAAAAGAgccaaaataatcaatcaatcaaacaCCAGAATTTAGATGCTCAAGATTTTGATGGATTAGTTAGAAGGTTACAGTCTGCAGAGAAAGATTTAGAAGCGTCTAATTTGGAGTTATTAGAATATGAAGAAGAGAATCGCTGCTACtgtcaaaaaattgattccCTACTAAAAACCATAAAGTGTTTAAAAGAATCTAAGCTGAGATCAGATGAAGATAAAAAAGAGTATTTTGAGAGATTAAATGATATGCGGAACGAATTTCAAGAAATGTAcgaacaaaaaaacaaaaccatAGAAGAGCTCAACAAAAAGTTACAAATGCGTAACTATTCGGAAGGTgataataaaacagaaattgcgaaaaaagatttgcaaataaaatatctcaacgaaaaattattttgtttagatAATGAGCATAAGCGATgtcaaataatggaaactaaATACAAAGATTGTCAGTTAAAGTTCGaatgttttttcaaacaaatcaaatcattacaaaaattcTTAAGTGAAATATATTGCAAATTGGATTTTTGCGATAAAACAATAAGAGATTTGAAAgacaaaaacaaacttttggaaaaaaaaatttcgagtTTAGAATCTATCTTAGACACAAAATCAAATGGAGCGATCCACGTGGACGTAATAATAGAAGAATTACAGTGCATCAATACAAAGTTACAGAAACAACTGAGTAACAAAGAAAGCATAATAACTAGTCTTGAAGAATGTCTAGATAAAAGCAACGAGATATTGGTCAACTGCGAGAAAGAGATGAATTTAATCGAACAGCGGAATTCGAAATTTCAAAGGGAAATGcgttatataaaaagtaaactAGAAGGGGAACTGATTCAAAATCAGTGCCTAGCAATAAAATGtaacatattaaataaaaatcaaaataattgctTCGGAAATATCTAtgaagatatagaaaaattcaaGTCGGAGTACAAGAATTTGTTAGCGGAAGCTGTTGCCAAAAAGCAAGATCTGAAACATATTAAAACAGAATTAGTTGATTGTTTTGATAGAGCCCAGGATTTGTCCAGAAATAGGGAATGCTCAAGGGTAGTTCGTCCACAATTAACTTcag GAAAATCATATTTCCCAAGCTGTACGTGTAGTCACATAGATTCTGGTCAAGTGAAAACAATTAGGAAAGGCAAACATAGATCAAGAAGTACATCACCGCATAAAAAGCCGAATCAAAGATGTAGAAGCTGCCCcgaaaaaaaagttgattacATAAATTTACAAAGAGCACCTAGTACACCAAACATTCAAAAATccagaagaaaaaatacaa AATGCTCGACAAAAAGTCAAACAAAATGCTCGTATCAATCCTCCTTTGAAAGTCCGGATTTAGAAAGGTTACCGAAAAGCGTCAAAAGTCTGATTGaatataagaacaaaaaaaatcaaataagaaCTATTAGAAGTGATAGCAATTTGGAAACAATAACCATTAGAATATTCAATGGGACCACAGAAAGATGTACATCGAATTGTAATTGTAAATGTATGACGGTTATCACCAAAAGATATGAGAAAGATAGAATAAATAAGAACTATTGCGAACACTGTTGA